In a genomic window of Sarcophilus harrisii chromosome 4, mSarHar1.11, whole genome shotgun sequence:
- the LOC100925801 gene encoding HLA class II histocompatibility antigen, DM alpha chain isoform X1, translating into MGLEQNLGVTLLLLKLQSSLLLSLFWEATPVLAVFGNNLQNYTFSHILFCQNGESSLGLSENFNGDYLFSFDFSKNSRVPRLPEFAAWATDKRDIKTIDADKNLCQELQHQLSRLCKGRIPEARGNPVAEVFTLEPLEFGKPNTLVCFVSNVFPPRITVTWQHEGVSVESSSPTFLSATDGLDFQAFSYLNITPTSTDIFSCTVTQEGDLFSTIAFWVPQNPIPSALLENILCGIAFGLGIVGIIVGASLIIYFQKPCVNGAANL; encoded by the exons ATGGGACTTGAGCAAAACCTGGGAGTTACACTGTTACTACTGAAGCTACAGTCGTCATTGCTTTTGTCCCTGTTCTGGGAAGCCACTCCAG TGTTGGCCGTGTTTGGGAATAATTTACAGAATTACACATTCTCTCACATACTATTCTGCCAGAATGGAGAATCCTCTTTGGGTCTGTCAGAAAACTTCAATGGGGACTATCTCTTCTCCTTTGACTTCTCCAAGAACTCCCGGGTGCCCCGGCTGCCTGAATTTGCTGCTTGGGCCACTGATAAAAGAGACATCAAGACCATAGATGCTGACAAGAATCTTTGCCAAGAGCTGCAACATCAATTGAGTAGACTTTGTAAAGGACGGATCCCTGAGGCTAGAg GAAACCCTGTGGCTGAAGTTTTCACTCTGGAGCCCCTGGAGTTTGGGAAGCCCAACACTCTCGTTTGTTTTGTTAGCAATGTCTTCCCACCTCGTATAACCGTGACCTGGCAACATGAAGGAGTCTCTGTGGAAAGCAGCAGCCCCACCTTTCTCTCAGCTACAGATGGACTTGACTTCCAGGCCTTTTCTTATCTGAACATCACACCCACATCCACTGATATTTTCTCTTGCACTGTGACACAGGAAGGTGACCTCTTCAGCACTATAGCGTTTTGGG TGCCTCAGAATCCAATACCCTCTGCATTGTTGGAAAATATACTGTGTGGTATTGCCTTCGGACTGGGCATTGTTGGTATCATCGTAGGTGCTTCCCTCATCATCTACTTCCAAAAGCCATGTGTAAATGGTGCAG CAAATCTCTGA
- the LOC100925801 gene encoding HLA class II histocompatibility antigen, DM alpha chain isoform X2: MGLEQNLGVTLLLLKLQSSLLLSLFWEATPVLAVFGNNLQNYTFSHILFCQNGESSLGLSENFNGDYLFSFDFSKNSRVPRLPEFAAWATDKRDIKTIDADKNLCQELQHQLSRLCKGRIPEARGNPVAEVFTLEPLEFGKPNTLVCFVSNVFPPRITVTWQHEGVSVESSSPTFLSATDGLDFQAFSYLNITPTSTDIFSCTVTQEGDLFSTIAFWVPQNPIPSALLENILCGIAFGLGIVGIIVGASLIIYFQKPCVNGAD; the protein is encoded by the exons ATGGGACTTGAGCAAAACCTGGGAGTTACACTGTTACTACTGAAGCTACAGTCGTCATTGCTTTTGTCCCTGTTCTGGGAAGCCACTCCAG TGTTGGCCGTGTTTGGGAATAATTTACAGAATTACACATTCTCTCACATACTATTCTGCCAGAATGGAGAATCCTCTTTGGGTCTGTCAGAAAACTTCAATGGGGACTATCTCTTCTCCTTTGACTTCTCCAAGAACTCCCGGGTGCCCCGGCTGCCTGAATTTGCTGCTTGGGCCACTGATAAAAGAGACATCAAGACCATAGATGCTGACAAGAATCTTTGCCAAGAGCTGCAACATCAATTGAGTAGACTTTGTAAAGGACGGATCCCTGAGGCTAGAg GAAACCCTGTGGCTGAAGTTTTCACTCTGGAGCCCCTGGAGTTTGGGAAGCCCAACACTCTCGTTTGTTTTGTTAGCAATGTCTTCCCACCTCGTATAACCGTGACCTGGCAACATGAAGGAGTCTCTGTGGAAAGCAGCAGCCCCACCTTTCTCTCAGCTACAGATGGACTTGACTTCCAGGCCTTTTCTTATCTGAACATCACACCCACATCCACTGATATTTTCTCTTGCACTGTGACACAGGAAGGTGACCTCTTCAGCACTATAGCGTTTTGGG TGCCTCAGAATCCAATACCCTCTGCATTGTTGGAAAATATACTGTGTGGTATTGCCTTCGGACTGGGCATTGTTGGTATCATCGTAGGTGCTTCCCTCATCATCTACTTCCAAAAGCCATGTGTAAATGGTGCAG ACTGA
- the LOC100925533 gene encoding HLA class II histocompatibility antigen, DM beta chain has product MKLLHLLLVGFSLGFSGAGAFVTHVESDCVLDEDGSVKDFTYCISFNKNVLTCWDSKIKKMVTVDYGLLQPFAEYLSQSLNNNSALIYHLSNGLQDCASHTKPFWGSLTQRTRSPSVQIAQTTPFNTREQVMLACYVWGFYPADVAISWLKNGQPIPNSGIQRAVQSNGDWTYQTRSYLALTPSSGDIYTCHVEHSGSSQAILQTWTSGLSLKQTVKISVSVLTLGLGLIFFFLGLVFCQKAGSSDYTPLSGSNYPEGRNFS; this is encoded by the exons ATGAAGTTACTGCACCTACTGCTAGTAGGCTTCAGCCTGGGTTTTTCTGGAGCAG GGGCTTTTGTGACCCACGTGGAGAGTGACTGTGTACTGGATGAGGATGGATCAGTAAAGGACTTCACATATTGTATCTCCTTCAACAAGAATGTGTTGACCTGCTGGGACTCAAAGATTAAAAAGATGGTCACTGTTGATTATGGTCTATTGCAGCCATTTGCTGAATATCTTTCTCAATCCCTTAATAACAACAGTGCCTTGATATACCACCTGAGCAATGGACTCCAGGATTGTGCCAGTCACACAAAACCTTTCTGGGGGTCATTGACCCAAAGAACAC gGTCACCGTCAGTGCAAATAGCCCAGACCACACCATTCAACACAAGGGAGCAAGTGATGTTGGCCTGCTATGTATGGGGCTTCTATCCTGCTGATGTGGCCATTTCATGGTTGAAGAATGGGCAGCCAATCCCTAACAGTGGCATTCAGAGAGCTGTACAGTCTAATGGGGACTGGACTTACCAGACACGATCTTACTTGGCCCTTACCCCCTCTAGTGGGGATATTTATACTTGCCATGTAGAGCACAGTGGGAGTTCCCAGGCCATCTTACAGACCTGGA CCTCTGGCCTCTCTCTGAAGCAGACCGTGAAGATCTCTGTATCTGTATTGACTCTGGGACTTGGcctcatcttcttcttccttgGCCTGGTTTTCTGCCAAAAAGCAGGCTCCTCTG ACTACACTCCTCTCTCGGGGTCCAATTATCCTGAAG GTAGGAACTTCTCATAA